The nucleotide sequence TTCATGAACAACGGGGCGGTCCGGTGGCTCATGGAGAAGACGATGAAGATTCCGAGCGAACGCGAGTTCCCCGAGTTCGCCACGCAGACGTTTCGTGAGTGGTGGGCAGAGCGAGGTGGCGAAGCCACCTCGAAAGAGCGAGCGCGGGAGGCGCGAGCAGAGCGTGGAGGTGCCCACGTGCAAAGCGACGAGAAGCGCATCGCGTACTTCCACGGCTGCTATTCGAACTACAACACGACCGAGGTCGCCAAGGCGATGGTCCGGGTCTACGAGTCGCTGGGATACGAGATCACGGTCCCGAAACAGAAGTGCTCGGGGACGCCGATGTTCGCCAACGGCCGCGTCGACGACGCCCGGCGACACGCCAAAGTCAACGTCGAGCATCTGGGCAACGCCATCGAGGATGGCTACGACGTGATCTGTACCTGCTCCTCCTGCTCGCTTGCGCTTCGCCAGGAGTACCCCGACCTCTTCGATCTGGAGGGCATCGACGAACTCGCCGCTCACACCTACGACGCCATGGAATACCTCCGGATCCACGAGGATCTCGAAGCCGAACTCGCGGGGGCAGAAGCCGAGGAGTTCCCCGACGTCGCCTACCACGCGCCGTGTCACTCCCGCAATCAGGGCCTCGGGCGACAGGCCGTCGAACTGTTCGAAGATGTCGATGGCGTCACCGTGACCGATGTCGGCGACTCCTGTTCGGGGATTTCGGGCACCTACGGCTGGAAAGAAGAGAAGTACGAGACCTCGATGGAGATCGGCGAGGAGATGTTCGAGCACATGGCCGAGGCCGACGCCGAACACGGGATGACGGAGTGTCCCACCTGCTCGATGCAGATGGAACACGGGACGGGCTATGAGATCCACCACCCGATGCAGTTGCTCGATACGGTGTTGACCTGAGGGCCCAAGGCAAACAGCTGCCAGCACGGCAACGGACGACAGAGACAGTTGCGAAAACAGGCGTAGATTCAGCGGGTGAGGTCGGTTATCCGGTGTTCTTCATGCCGGCCGCGATGCCGTGAACCGTCAGCCGGAGCGCCCGGCGTTCGGTCTCGGTGAGGTGCGATTGAGCGAGCAACCGGATCTGGAGCAGGTTCAGCGGGTCGACGTAGGGGTTCCGGCGTTCGAGGTTGTCCTCCATCCACGACCGCTTGAGGAGGGTCTCCCGTCCGGAGATCTCCTGGATGAGTTCGACGGAGTTCTCGTACTCGCTCCGGATCCGGGGGAAGAACCGCTCGCGAAGCTCCTCGTCGGCCAGGTCGGCGTACTCGGTGGCGATCTCCATGTCCGATTTGGCCAGTGCCATCCCGGCGTGATCGAGGATCGTCCCGAAGTACGGCCACTCCTCGTACATCTCCTGGAGGGTCTCCATGTCGCCGCCGTCGTCGAGGTAGCCCTGGATGCCCGTGGCGACGGAGTACCAGCCGGGGATGATACACCGGGCCTGCGTCCAGGAGAACACCCACGGGATCGACCGGAGGTCTTCGAGACTCCGATCCTCCGTCCGGGAGGCCGGCCGCGAACCCATGTTGAGGTTTTCGATGACCGTGATCGGCGTCGCCTGCTCGAAGTACTGGACGAACCCGTCAGTTTCCAGGAGGTCCCGATACTCCGTGCTGGCGTGGTCGGCCGCCGTCTGGAAGGCGTCGATCCACTCCTCGGGGATGTCCTCGACGGGGTTCTCCATGGCGTTGTACCGCGCCAGGACCTGGGCGTTCAGCATCTGCTCTAAGTTGCGCTCGGCGATGTCGGGGTTGCCGTACTTCTCGGCGATGGCCTCGCCCTGCTCGGTGAACTTGATCTGGCCGTTGACGGTCTGGTTCGGTAAGGCGAGCATCGCCTCGTGCATCGGCACGCCACCGCGGGAGATCGAGCCGCCGCGGCCGTGGAACAGCCGAAGCGTGACGTCGAAGTCGTCACAGATGTTGGCCATCCGCTTTTGATTGCGGTACAGCTCCCAGTTGGCGGCCAGATAGCCGTTCTCCTTCGAGGAGTCCGAGTACCCGAGCAGGATCTCCTGGGTGTTGTTGCGTGCTTCCAGGGCCTGGCTGTAGGCCTCGTTCTCGAAGAGGGTGCTCAACATCTCCCGGACACGCGTCAGCGCGTACTCGCTTTCGAACAGCGGGACGATGTCGAACCCGCAGTAGCCCGGCAGGTCGACGATGCCGGCCTGGTCCCCGAGGAACAGAACCTCCAGTGCGTGGGAGGACTCTTCAAACCAGCTGATCGCGTAGGTATCGATGGCATCGACGCCGTACTCGCGTTGCCAGTGGGCGGCCTCGGAGAACAGCGTCAACACCTTTTGGGAGTCCTCCGAGAGGTCGTCGGTCACGTCGATGTCGATGACCGGCTCGTCCTGGAGGATCGCCTCGGTCAGGAACTCGACGCGTTCGTCCTCGTCCATCGACTCGTAGTCGATGCCCTCACGATCGAGGGTCTCGATCAGCGCGTTGGTGTGTTTCTCGCGGTGGTCCCGCAGGTCGAGGTTCGCCAGCGAGAAGCCGAACGTCTCGACCTTGCGGATCAGCGGCTCGACGTGCGCCTCGACGATTTCGTCGGCGTCGTTCTCCCGGAGGCTCTCGGCGATGCTCTCGAGATCGGCAAGGAGCTCTCCGTCGTCGTCGTACGCGCCGGAACGGACGTCATCGACCCGGAGCACGCTCTCGCGCATCAGTTTCAGCTTCTGGCGATAGGGTT is from Halorhabdus sp. BNX81 and encodes:
- the ppc gene encoding phosphoenolpyruvate carboxylase, yielding MTLHGRELNQDVRELGQLLGSIIEAQDSTEAFKSVERIRNNAIAYRRGDGESREPIHDELDRLSPEMQDVVARAFTTYFELINLAEERERVREIREGVQSGDLSDTVEEAVETLAAEDVDPDTVEEILEDVMIEPTFTAHPTEARRKTIKAKLWSVGKLIQDLDQIRLTDREVRRKKRELRAEVTSLWQTPQVRDRRPDVTDETLNIQWYLENSLFDVIDEVYDELEVALEEAYDGEVDVPKLYEFRSWAGSDRDGNPYVTPEVTHETLDRQRSVVLDLYRDELKSLSGVLSQDIDNLEMSEAFEENLETHKADLPGVADEIVDRYPDEPYRQKLKLMRESVLRVDDVRSGAYDDDGELLADLESIAESLRENDADEIVEAHVEPLIRKVETFGFSLANLDLRDHREKHTNALIETLDREGIDYESMDEDERVEFLTEAILQDEPVIDIDVTDDLSEDSQKVLTLFSEAAHWQREYGVDAIDTYAISWFEESSHALEVLFLGDQAGIVDLPGYCGFDIVPLFESEYALTRVREMLSTLFENEAYSQALEARNNTQEILLGYSDSSKENGYLAANWELYRNQKRMANICDDFDVTLRLFHGRGGSISRGGVPMHEAMLALPNQTVNGQIKFTEQGEAIAEKYGNPDIAERNLEQMLNAQVLARYNAMENPVEDIPEEWIDAFQTAADHASTEYRDLLETDGFVQYFEQATPITVIENLNMGSRPASRTEDRSLEDLRSIPWVFSWTQARCIIPGWYSVATGIQGYLDDGGDMETLQEMYEEWPYFGTILDHAGMALAKSDMEIATEYADLADEELRERFFPRIRSEYENSVELIQEISGRETLLKRSWMEDNLERRNPYVDPLNLLQIRLLAQSHLTETERRALRLTVHGIAAGMKNTG
- a CDS encoding anaerobic glycerol-3-phosphate dehydrogenase subunit C, translating into MSDTQRGDTTTDRAETDADVESDEEGYEPRDVFDSTTEMDLRAGADNCTKVGTCDAECPVAEVNDDFPGPQFQGPEQWRLSQKGEVEIDDSITECSNCLQCDSGCPSGVPFSEMHNTARAKYVLEDQPLSIKKIRNRILANYRTSAWLASKLPRTANFFMNNGAVRWLMEKTMKIPSEREFPEFATQTFREWWAERGGEATSKERAREARAERGGAHVQSDEKRIAYFHGCYSNYNTTEVAKAMVRVYESLGYEITVPKQKCSGTPMFANGRVDDARRHAKVNVEHLGNAIEDGYDVICTCSSCSLALRQEYPDLFDLEGIDELAAHTYDAMEYLRIHEDLEAELAGAEAEEFPDVAYHAPCHSRNQGLGRQAVELFEDVDGVTVTDVGDSCSGISGTYGWKEEKYETSMEIGEEMFEHMAEADAEHGMTECPTCSMQMEHGTGYEIHHPMQLLDTVLT